Proteins co-encoded in one Malus domestica chromosome 09, GDT2T_hap1 genomic window:
- the LOC103411622 gene encoding FCS-Like Zinc finger 17-like gives MVSKFKRPCNLIEPAAHKLGISDKTSHTSSVAVGLGILVQISQRNKSNIIEKSALRLSQSTTCSSLEKFSCFLKTCHLCNKGLSLDEEVYMYRGDLGFCSIECRNRQIVIDDRRELEASTKQMLKSYRRDPYRCSTPKSSNTNTSRRGAASRNTNVFEDAHLQQEKTTHHRKIFAL, from the exons ATGGTTTCCAAGTTCAAGAGACCCTGCAACTTGATTGAGCCAGCTGCCCATAAGCTGGGCATCAGTGATAAAACCAGCCATACCAGCTCAGTGGCTGTTGGGTTGGGAATCCTTGTACAGATCTCACAAAGAAATAAGTCAAATATCATTGAGAAATCTGCTTTAAGACTGAGCCAATCCACAACCTGCAGCTCCCTTGAGAAATTCTCTTGCTTTCTTAAAACATGTCATTTATGCAACAAGGGACTAAGCCTTGATGAAGAGGTCTACATGTACAG AGGTGATCTAGGTTTTTGCAGTATAGAGTGCAGGAACAGGCAGATTGTTATTGATGACAGGAGAGAATTAGAGGCTTCTACCAAGCAAATGCTAAAATCTTATAGGCGTGACCCTTATCGTTGCAGCACTCCTAAGAGTAGTAATACTAACACTAGTAGGCGTGGCGCGGCCTCTCGCAACACTAATGTCTTCGAAGATGCACATCTACAACAAGAGAAAACCACACATCACAGAAAGATATTTGCACTTTAG